CCCTCGGCGCCGTCGTCGCACAGCTCGTCGCCGCCACCGTCAACCAGGGCGACGGCGGACTGGACCACTCCGGACTCTTCAAGCAGGTCCTCCAGCTTTCCGGCCGCAGCTAGGTTTCGACAGGCTCAACCACCGGGCCGACACCAGAATTCAAAAGGGAACAGCCGGCGTCGTACATTACGACGCCGGCTTCCCCGAACGCACCCAACTTCAGCCCCAGCCGCCACAGCCGGGCACCAAAAAACAGACTTTCAAGGAGCACACAATGACGAAGATGCGTACCGTAGACGCAGCAGTCGCCATCCTGGAAAAGGAGGGCGCCACCGAGGCGTTCGGCCTGCCAGGCGCGGCGATCAACCCGTTCTACTCGGCAATGAGGGCCCACGGCGGCATCCGCCACACGCTGGCCCGCCACGTAGAAGGCGCCAGCCACATGGCCGACGGCTACTCCCGCGCCGCGGACGGCAACATCGGCATCTGCATCGGCACCTCCGGCCCCGCCGGCACGGACATGATCACCGGCCTGTACGCCGCCTGGGCGGATTCCATCCCCATGCTCTGCATCACCGGCCAGGCCCCCGTGGCCAAGCTGCACAAGGAAGACTTCCAGGCCGTGGACATCGAGTCCATCGCCAAGCCCGTCACCAAGATGGCCATGACCGTCCTGGAACCGGGCCAGGTTCCGGGCGCCTTCCAGAAGGCGTTCCAGCTGATGCGCTCCGGCCGCCCCGGCCCGGTGCTGCTGGACCTGCCCATCGATGTTCAGATGGCCGAGATCGAGTTCGACATCGACACCTACGAGCCCCTGGCCGTGGAGAAGCCCCGCGCCAGCCGCAAGCAGCTGGAAAAGGCCCTGGACATGCTCACCGCTGCCACCCACCCGCTGATCGTGGCCGGCGGCGGCATCATCAACGCCGGCGCCTCCGCGCAGCTGGTTGAACTGGCCGAACTGCTCAACGTTCCGGTCATCCCCACCCTGATGGGCTGGGGCGCCATCGCGGACGACCACCCGCTGATGGCCGGCATGGTGGGTCTGCAGACCTCGCACCGCTATGGCAACGAGACCATGCTGGCCTCGGACTTCGTCATCGGCATCGGCAACCGCTGGGCCAACCGCCACACCGGCGGCCTGGACACCTACACGGCCGGCCGCAAGTTCGTGCACATCGACATCGAGCCCACCCAGATCGGCCGCGTGTTTTCCCCGGACCTGGGCATCGCCTCCGACGCCGGCGCGGCGCTGGACGGCTTGCTGGAACTGGCGCGTGAGCGCAAGGCCGCCGGCTCCCTGCCGGACTACTCCGGCTGGGTTGCCGAGTGTGCCGAGCGCAAGGGCACCATGCACCGCAAGACGCACTTCGAGAACATCCCCATCAAGCCGCAGCGCGTGTACGAGGAAATGAACCGCTCCTTCGGCAAGGACACCATCTACGTGTCCACCATCGGCCTGTCCCAGATCGCCGGCGCGCAGATGCTGCACGTCTTCGGCCCGCGTAAATGGATCAACGCCGGCCAGGCCGGTCCCCTGGGCTGGACCGCCCCGGCCGCCCTGGGCGTGGTCCGCGGCAAGCCGGACGAGACCGTTGTTGCGCTGTCCGGTGACTACGATTTCCAGTTCATGATCGAGGAACTGGCCGTGGGCGCGCAGTTCAACCTGCCGTACATCCACGTGGTGGTGAACAACTCCTACCTGGGCCTGATCCGCCAGTCCCAGCGCGGCTTCAACATGGAACAGAACGTGTCCCTGGCGTTCGACAACATCAACTCCCCCGAGACCAACGGCTACGGCGTGGACCACGTCAAGGTGGCCGAAGGCCTGGGCTGCAAGGCCATCCGCGTGGAGGACCCCAATGATCTGGGTGCTGCGTTCGACAAGGCCAAGGCGATGATGGGCGAGTTCCAGGTTCCGGTAGTGGTTGAAGTGATCCTGGAAAAGATCACCAACATCTCCATGGGCCTGGAAATCAACGCTGTGAACGAGTTCGAGGACCTGGCCGAGACCCGCGAGGACGCCCCCACGGCCATCCTGGGACTGCAGGCCTAATCCATGCGCGTTGTTATTGCCCCGGACAAGTTCAAGGGCTCGCTCTCCGCCCCGGACGTTGCCCGGCATCTGGAAGCAGGGCTGCAGGCAGCTGCCGGCGGCAACCTCGAGGTACTCCGCATTCCAGTGGCCGACGGCGGCGAGGGCACCTTGGATGCCGCCGTCGGCTCCGGTTTCACCCGCCGGAGCGCCGTGGTCAGCGGCCCTACCGGGCAGCCGCTCCGGGCAGAGTTCGCGGTCCGCGGCCGCGAGGCTGTCATTGAAATGGCTGCCGCGTCCGGGCTCGCCGTCCTTCCTCCCCTCGGCCAACACAGCGGCGTCCCGGACTCCGCCAGCGCCAAGAGCGCCACCAGCCTGGGTACCGGTGAACTGATCCGGGCAGCGCTCGACGCCGGCTGCCGGCAGATCATCCTGGGTGTCGGCGGCAGCGCCAACACCGACGGCGGCGCGGGACTCCTTCAGGGGCTCGGCGCCAAGCTGCTCGACGCCGACGGCCGGGAACTCCCGCCCGGCGGCGCCGCCTTGGCCCGGCTTGCCAGCATTGACCTGTCCGGCTTCGATGTCCGGCTCGAGGAATCACGCTTTGTGCTGGCCAGCGATGTGGACAACCCCCTGCTGGGCCTTGAAGGCGCAGCCACGATCTTCGGGCCGCAGAAGGGTGCGTCACCGGCGGACGTCGAAACCCTCGATGCTGCTCTGGCCAACTTTGTCCGGGTTCTCGCAGGTGAGATCGGCTCCCGGGCCGAACGCGCCGCGCAGGCTCCGGGCGCCGGAGCAGCCGGCGGCGTGGGCTACGCAGCCATCGCGGTACTGGCCGCGACCCGCAGGCCGGGCATCGACGTCGTACTCGAATTCACCGAACTGGCAGACCGGCTGGCTGGCGCCGATCTGGTGATCACCGGCGAAGGCAGCCTGGACGAACAGAGCCTGCTGGGCAAAACGCCCATGGGCGTGGCCCGGGCCGCGTCCCACGCGGGCGTCCCGGTGATCGCGGTGTGCGGACGCACCACGCTCAGCCAGGAACAGCTTGCGGAAGCCGGCTTCGCCCAGGTCTATGCTTTGACGGATCTGGAAGCCAATGTAGATATATGTATAGCTGAAGCGGGACCGCTTCTGGAACAGCTGGGCAAGCACATCGGCGTGCAGCTCGCGGGCAACCTGCTGTCCGGAAACAACCCGGCAAGCAGCGCCGACACCAAGGAGGACCTCCATGTCTGAAGAAACCTATGACCTCGTCATCCGTGGCCAGCGGATCCTGACCACCGCCGGCATCACCGCCCGTGAAGTGGGCGTGCGCGGCGGCGTGATCGTGGCCATCGAGCCGCTCGGGAACGCTCTCCAGGGCACCGAAATCATTGAACTGGCCGACGACGAAACCCTCATCCCCGGCCTGGTGGACACCCACGTCCACGTCAACGAGCCCGGCCGCACCGAGTGGGAGGGCTTCGCCTCCGCCACCCGCGCCGCCGCGGCCGGCGGCGTGACCACCATCATCGACATGCCGCTGAACAGCATCCCGCCCACCACCACCGTGGAGGGCCTCAAACTCAAGCGCGAGGTGGCCGAGGACCAGGCGTTTGTGGACGTAGGGTTCTGGGGCGGCGCCGTGCCCGGCAACAAGGCCGAGCTGCGCGGCCTGCATGACGAAGGCGTCTTCGGCTTCAAGTGTTTCCTCCTGCACTCCGGCGTGGACGAGTTCCCGCATCTGGAAGCGGACGAGATGGAGGAGGACATGGCCGAGCTCAAGTCCTTCGACTCGCTCATGATTGTGCACGCCGAGGACTCCCACGCCATTGACCACGCACCCCATCCGGGCGGCGACCAGTACTCCACTTTCCTGGCCTCCCGCCCCCGCGGCGCCGAGAACAAGGCCATCGCCGAGGTGATCGAGCGCGCCCGCTGGACGGGCGCCCGCGCCCACATCCTGCACCTCTCCTCCTCCGACGCGCTGCCGATGATCGCCACGGCCAAGCGCGACGGCGTCCACCTCACCGTGGAGACCTGCCCGCACTACCTCACCCTGATGGCCGAGGAAATCCCCAACGGCGCCACGGCCTACAAGTGCTGCCCGCCCATCCGCGAGGCCTCCAACCGGGAGCTGCTGTGGAAGGGCCTGCAGGACGGCACCATCGACTGCATCGTCTCGGACCACTCCCCCAGCACCCTGGACCTCAAGGACCTGGAAAACGGCGATTTCGCCGTGGCCTGGGGCGGCGTCTCCTCGCTTCAGCTGGGCCTGTCCCTGATCTGGACCGAAGCCCGGCACCGCGGCATCACCCTGGAGCAGGTGGTGTCCTGGATGGCCGAGAAGCCCGCCGCTTTGGCGCGGCTGGGCAACAAGGGCCAGCTGGCCCTGGGCTACGACGCGGACTTCTCCGTCTTCGCCCAGGACGAGGCCTACGTGGTGGACGTGACCAAGCTAAAGCACAAAAACCCCATCACCCCGTACGACGGCAAAGCCCTCTCCGGCGTGGTCCGTAAAACGTTCCTGCGCGGCACCGCGATCGACGGCCGGACCCCCAGCGGCAAACTCCTCCGCCGCGGCGGGGTCTGAGGCGCCACAAATGGCCGTAAGTGTCCACGCCCCGCGCGGTTTCCGGGATCGGCGGCATCTGGCGCCCGTCCCGGAGTCCAAGGCGGCCCGGGCAGAGGCCGCCGGAGCCAAGGCCGCCGGGCGTAAGGCGCGGGGGCTGGCCGTCTGGGTCATGCCCGCGGATGGCCAGGCAATCGACCACGCCGTGATGGCCCGCGCCGCGCAGCTGGTGCTGGCGCGCGCCCTGAAGATTGCTCCGGAGGCGGAAGTCCACTGGCCTGCCGCCGGAGCTGCAACGTACCCCGAGGGGGCCGGTCCGGACGCAACGGACCACGACGGCGGGACTCCCGTTCCGCCGTCGGCCTCCACAGAGGATGCCTCCACAGAGGATGCCTCCCTCCGGGATGCCTCCACGGCGGACGTTCCCCCGACGAACGACGCCGGCGCCACCCGGCTGCCGCCGTCGGCCGGCCCTGCGAGCCGGGCAGCCGTGGACCTGGCCAAGGGTGAAGTGCTGCTGGACGGCAAGCGCGTGGCGCTGACCGGCGTCGAGTTCAAGGTGCTGCGGTACCTCGTGGAAAACTGTTCGCGGGCCATCAGCCGGGAGGAGCTCCAGCGGTTCCTGGAATCATGGGACAGCCCCGGAGCAGCCACCCGGTCCATCGACGTTTATGTGGGGCGCGTGCGGCGGAAACTGCGCGGTGCCCGCCATGTTGTGGCCACGGTTCGCGGCGGCGGCTACCAGTTCATCCCCGGCCCGTCAGCGACTGTCCGCGGGCCTGCGGAATACAGCATATGACGGCGATGTTGTCCTCTATACGGTTACCCGCTTCACTTGTTTCTGACTGATCCATTTTGTCTGACCTGTTTTTGATTGACACCAGAGTCTCCCGAAGGAATCCCATGAGCCCTACACTGACCACCAAGCTTCAGCCCGGAACCCAGGCCCCGGACTTCACGCTTCCGGACGCCGACGGCAAGCAGGTCGCGCTGGCCGATTACCGCGGCAAGAACGTCATCGTGTACTTCTACCCGCAGGCCGCGACACCCGGCTGCACCACGGAAGCGTGCGATTTCCGCGACAGCCTGGCGTCCCTTCAGGGCTCCGGCTACGAGGTCCTCGGAGTCTCCCCCGACGGCCCGGAGGCCATTGCCGCATTCACCGGCGACTTCGCGCTGACCTTCCCGCTCCTGTCCGACGAAGACCACGCCGTGGCCCTCGCCTACGGCGCCTGGGGCGAGAAGCTGGTGGGCGGCGAGGTGGTTGACGGCCTGGTGCGCTCCACCGTGGTGCTGGATCCCGAGGGCAGGGTCACCCTGGCCCAGTACCAGGTCAAGGCCCAGGGCCACGTGCAGGCGCTGAAGGAATCCCTGGGCGTTTAGGGCTTCCAAACGCCAAACCCGGCCCTCCCGCCGCTTTCGCAGGTTTCAGGCAACGCCCCCGCACGTCAGGTGCGGGGGCGTTGCGCTTTACTGCGGGAGCACGGGGAGACCCGCCAGGCTGCCCGCCCGCCGTGTTCCAGGGCTCCTCGGTTACCGGGATCCACCAGTCCCGGGCGCCGGCTGGGTAGTTGGCCCGCAGCACTTCCGCGACAGTATGGGGACAATTACGGTCAGACGGTACCGAGAAAGTCTTCGAGCAGCACGACTTCCAGACCAGCCGCGAGCTGCGCCTTTCGGAACGCCGCCAGATCCGCGGCGAATTCGGGGCGGAAATGCATCAGGACAATGTCGCCGGGGCGCAGGGAACTGCCTACCTGATAGTCCATGTGACCGGCGTTGGCCTTGGCTTCCCAGGTGATGACGGCCTTTAGCCCGGCGTCGGCTACAGCTTTCAACATGAGATTTGAGTAGGCACCTCCCGGTGGCCGGAACAGGGTGGGGCGGCGCCCGTACTGCTGCAGGGCGTAGTCCTGCATGCCGGTGATTTCGGCAAGCTGCTGATCGTAACCGAACTGCTGCACCATGTTGACGTTGTGGCTGACCGTGTGGTTCTCAATGAGGCTCCCCTGGGCCTGGAACTCCTTGAAGAAACCGGGATTGCCCTGAACAAAATTCCGGGTCAGGAATATGGTTGCCGGATAGTCGAACTTCGTCATGAGCGCGGCCATCTCGGGCGTTTTGGTGATGCCGTCATCGATAGTCAGGAACACCACCGGATGCTTCGTCTGGACCCTGGTGATCACCGGGGCGAGGCCGTTCTGAATCGGTGGAAGCTGGAAGTCCGGGACAAAACTCTTCCGGATCCTTTTTATTGCCGAGGGGGAAGCGCTTGCCGTCGGACTGTGCGTTGCTGCCGCCGGTGAGGGATACGGGGGTGGCCTCGTCGCGGAAGCGGAGGGAACGGCGCCGACCGACGCCGCAGGTCCGGTGCCCGGGCTCGCGCAGGCACTCAATCCAGCTACCAGCGAAACGCCGAGAGCGCCGAGGGCTGAGCGCCGGCTAACGGGGGAGGACATGTCCGGTGAATGGTTAAGGCACATGGAGTTCCTGCTTCGGGAGGGTGTCTTGAGTATACGGCGAGTAGCGGCATCAACTCAGAAAGCTGGGTTCGCGGCGGGCGAGTGTCGTTCAGGACGATCTCGTACGAGGTTCCGTCCAGACTGAACATCATGGTCTCGCCGGTAGAGGATCTACCGAGACCGGCTTCCTCTTCCCGGGCAAGGAGCCCCTCAGGCCTTCGCCATAGCCTCCGCAAGGGCCCCGAGTACCAGGGTCACGGCTGCCTTGTCCGCGTTGGGTCCCATGGTGCCGATCCGCCAGACCGTTGACGCGAACTCGCCCACCCCCGCGCCGATCTCAATACTGAAGTTCTCCAAAAGATAGCGGCGGACGGCAGCCGAATCCACGCCGTCGGGCACGTTAACGGTGGTGAGGCTGGGCAGCCGGTGCCCTTCCGCAGCGAAGAGCGTCAGCCCCAGCTCCTGCAACCCGGCCTGCAGAGCCGCCCCGGCGGCGCGGTGCCGTGTCCATACGGTGTCCAGCCCCTCGTTCAGGATCCGGTCAAGGCCGGCTTCCAGTCCGGCAATCATGGTGACCGGAGCGGTGTGGTGGTAGGTCCTGCCGCTCCCGCTGGCCGCACCCGCGTAGCCACCCAGCAGGCCAATATCCAGGTACCAGGACCGGGGATCCATGACGCGCTGCTCGAATGCGCGATCTGACACCGTGAACGGGGAAAGCCCCGGCGGCACGCCCAGGCACTTCTGTGTTCCGGCGTAGCCCACGTCGATCCCCCAGTCGTCGGTAAGCAGTTCAAGCCCGCCGATGGACGTCACGGCGTCGACAATCAGCAGGGCGTCGCCCTTGTTCTGGCCCAGCGGGGCAACATCGGACAGCACACCCGTGGACGTCTCCGCGTGGACGGCCGCAATCACCGTGGGACTCGGATGGGCTTCGAGGACGCGCTCGACGTCGACAGGCCGGCCCCACTCGTGATCGACCCTCACAACGGTGGCTCCGCAGCGGCGGGCTACCTCGCACATGCGCTCACCGAACAGGCCGTTGACGGCGATGACCGCTACGTCACCTTCCGCCACGGTGTTCACAAAGGCAGCCTCCATCCCTCCGGACCCGGTCGCGCTTAGCGGCAGGGTCCTGGCGTTGGCCGTCCCCCACACCTTCCGGAGGCCCTCGCAGGTGTTGTCCAGCCTCTCGATGAACACCGGATCCAGGTGCCCGATCACAGGATGTGCCAGCGCGGCGGTCACTTCCGGATAGCAATTGCCCGGCCCGGGGCCGAACAGGTACCGGGACGTCAGATTTTGTGCCATGGGGATCTCCTTGAAGCAGTTGATGCATATTCTCCCCCGCGCGCGTGCCTCGGCGGGGACATGTGCGAACACTTTCATGGACCCGACGTGACAAAGTTTGTAAATACAGGGGTTAATAGAGGCATGCCTTCAATCGCTGAACCCCGCCGCGCCGTCGTGATTGAGGATGATCCTGACATCCGCGGCCTGATCGCGCGGATTCTGGTCAATCAGGGCTTTGATGTGACCGAGGCGGGCGCGGGGCTGCCGGGCATCGAGGCGGTCCGGCGCACGAATGCCGATCTGGTCACACTGGACCTGAATCTTCCCGATCTGGACGGCCTGGAGGTCTGCAAAAAGCTGCGCGAATTCTCCGACGCGTTCATCATCATGCTCACCGCGAGGGTGGACGAGATCAACAAACTCACGGGGCTGGACAGCGGCGCCGATGACTACGTCAGCAAGCCCTTCAGCCCCCGCGAATTCAAATCCAGGATCAACGCGCTCTTCCGGCGCGCCGCACGCCTGTAGTGGATTCCGCTGCGCGGAGCGAACTCGACCGCGCCGCCGAAGTCCAGCAAAGCCTGCTGCCGAAGAAGGCAGTCCACCTTGAGGGCTACGAGGTGGCCGGCGTCTTCCGGCCGTCCCGCACTGTGGGCGGGGATTTCTACGACTGGTACCAGACGCCGGACGGGCTGCATCTGACCTTCGCCGATGCCATGGGCAAAGGCATGGGCGCGGCCCTCATCGCTGCTACCGTGCGTGCGGTGATGCGATCCATGGCCCATAACCCGGACCTGGGCAGCGCCTTCGACACCGCGAGCCGCGCCATCGCGGCGGACCTGGACCTCTCGGGATCATTCGTCACACTCTTCCACGCGCGGCTCGACTCCGGTTCCGGCAAGGTCAGCTATGTGGACGCCGGCCATGGCCTGGCCATTCACGTTCGGACTGAGGGAACGGCACACCGGTTGCCCTCCGCCGGGCCCCCGGTGGGTGCGTGGCCTGATGCACACTGGCGGCAGGCGGACCTGGAACTGGCTCCGGGCGACTCCCTGGTGGTGGTCAGCGACGGCGTTCTGGATGCCTTCGGATCCGTGGACGAATTCACTGCGGAAGTGCTGCGGGCCGTCCACGGCCGGCCCACCGCACAAAGCGCGTGCGCTGCCGTGCTGCGCCTGGCCCCGGAAGACACCGCGGAAGACGACGTCACGGCAGTGGTGGTCCGCCGCGATCCCGCAAGCCGCAATCCCGCACAAGGCACGGCCGGAACACCTGAACCATGACCCGGTTCTGGACCCGGCTGTTCGTGATCCTGACCGTCGTCCTTGGACTGAACTACGTCAGCTGGCGCTGGGCCGTTTCGCTCAACTGGGATGCCTGGTGGATCGCCGTGCCGCTTGTGGCCGCAGAGACCTACAGCCTGATCGACGTCCTGCTGTTCGGCATGACGGTGTGGCAGCTCAAAATCCGCAAGGCACCTCCGGCAGCACCCGCCGCCGCCACCGTGGACGTCTTTATCACCACCTACAACGAGCCGCTGGACATGGTGATGGCCACCGCCCTGGCGGCCCAGCGGATCCGCCGCCCGCACAGCACCTGGATTCTCGACGACGGCGCCCGGCCGGAGCTTCGCGACCTCGCCGAACAGCACGGCATGGGTTACGTGACCCGAAGCGAAGACTGGAAGGACCGCCCGCGGCACGCCAAGGCCGGTAACCTCAACAACGCGCTGATGGTCACCGAAGGCGAATTCATCCTCATCCTCGACGCCGATCAGATTCCTGAACCGGACATTCTGGACAAAACGCTGGGGTACTTCAACAGCCGGCGTGTGGCCCTGGTGCAGACGCCCCAGTACTTCAGCAACGTTCCCGCGGACGATCCCCTGGGCAGCCAGGCACCCCTGTTCTATGGCCCCATCCAGCAGGGCAAGGACGGCTGGAACGCGGCATTCTTCTGTGGATCAAACGCCATCCTCCGCCGCGAAGCCCTGATGCAGCTGGGGCTGGTGGGCTACGTCAAGGAAACCGAGAAGAGCATCCGCCGGGCCCTGGCCGCGTCCCAGTCGGCCATCCGGAAAGCACGGAAGTCCGCGGACATCGAAGCCCCGCTGGTGGCACAGATGCTGGACGAGGTGGAAGCCGCCACTGTCCGGGCGCAGCGCGAGCTCGGCGACGGCGAATCGCTCAGCGAGATCACGTACAGGGTGCGCCGCCGGGTGGACCAGGCCGTCCAGGCCCTGGTGCAGGCAGACGTTTCCGCGCTTCAGGCCGACCTGGAGGAAATCGCCGCCATGGAGCTGGCCCGTGTGGGCGAATCCGGCGTCCATGTGGTGACGGACGATGCCGTGCAGCGGATGTCCGCCCGGGACTGGTCACCGCTTGGCGCCATGGAATCCGTGCAGGCCGTTCTTGATGCCGTGTCCATCGAGCGGAATGACGAAGCGCAGCCCGTGATGCCGCTGGCTACCATCTCCGTCACGGAAGACATGGCCACAGCCATGCGGATGCACGGCATGGGCTGGGAAAGCGTCTACCACCACGAGATCCTGGCCTACGGCCTGGCACCGGAAGACCTCAAAACCATGCTTACCCAGCGGCTGCGCTGGGCCCAGGGCACCATGCAGGTGATGCTACGGGAGAACCCGCTGGTGCAGCGCGGCTTGAAATGGGGGCAGCGGCTGATGTACTTCGCCACCATGTGGACCTATCTCAGCGGCTACGCAGCCGTCATCTACTTCGCCGCGCCCATCATTTACCTGACACTGGGCGTCCTTCCCGTGAACAGCCTCAGCACGGACTTCTTCATCCGGTTCATCCCCTTCATGATCGTCAACCAGCTGCTGTTCGCGGTGGCCGGGCGCGGCATCAGCACCTGGCGGGGCCAGCAGTACAGCCTTGCGCTGTTTCCCACCTGGATCAAGGCATGCACGACGGCGGCCCGCAACGTCTGGTTCGGCCGCCCACTCGGCTTTGCCGTCACCCCCAAAGCCCGTCAGACCGGCGGACCCAGCTGGAGCCTGATCCGGCCACAGATTGCGGTGGCCGTCCTGCTGGCGATTGCCGCCGTCGTCGGTGTTGTCCGCCTGACCACGGGCCTGTCGGAACCGATTGGCACGCTGGTGAACGTCGGGTGGGTAATCTTTGACCTGGTGGTCATGAGCATTCTGGTGCGGGCAGTCCTGTACAAGGGTTTCAGACCCGAAAATGATCCTGACCCCGAGGAGAGGAAAACTGATGGAGCTCAGCTATGAGGTCAAAGACTCATACGCGGAAATCAAGGCCCAGGGACGCCTCAACATGGTGTCCGCCCCGCAGCTGCGGGAGTTCGTCGCAGGCGTAGTTGCTGCCGGATCCAGCCGGATCGTGGTGAATCTTGAAGACACCGCGTTTATGGATTCGTCAGGGCTGGGAGCCCTCATCGGCTGCCTCAAGGCCGCCCGGCAGGCCGGCGGTGATCTCCGGATCTCAGGCGTCCAGCCGCAGGTGAAAATGGTCCTGGAGCTGACCAGCATGGACCGGGTCCTGACCTCTTACGATTCCGCGGAAGAGGCGTTCGGCAATGACTGAATTTCTCGCCCGCCGGAGCTTCCGGGGCCAGTCCTCCCCGGAGGCCATCGAAGCTGTCCATGAAATGCTGGACGACCTCTGGGAAGATGCGTCCTTTGTCCCTGACATGGACCGCATGACCTTTGCCACGGCGATCATCGAGTCCGCCTCGAACATCGTCCAGCACGCCGAACCGGAAGCCCAGGATCCCGTGGAGCTGGGCGTCGACATCAGTGTCCAGCTGGCACTGCTGCAGGCCCGCGTCAGCGCCTTCCACGCCCGGGAGCCCTTCGCTTCGCAGATGGAGCCGGGCATGCCGGATGAGGACTCCGAGTCCGGCCGCGGCCTGGCCCTGATCCAGGCCTTGGTGACAACCGTGACGTTCGAGCGTCAGGACGGGACCAACACCTGGATCCTGTCCCGCGACTCCTCGCTCGCCCCGGAAAACGGGCACGTCACTCCCGGCTCCTGAACTTCACGGAGGCGTCCAGTCCGGTGGCTCCGGTGAGTTGATCCTTGACTCCCGGAGCCAGCGTGGCCACGGCACCGCTGGCCTCAGCAAGTTGCTGGACGATTGCCAGGCCCAGGCCGCTTCCCCCGGAGCTCGCCGGGCCACGCCAGAACCGGTTGAAGGCGCGCTGGCGGTCTTCGGCGGATAGCCCGGGTCCCTCATCGAGGACATGCAGCTCCACGCTGTCCGGGTTTTCGGCATGCGCAACCATGATCCGGATCAGGGACCCCTGCGGCGCTACGGCCAAGGCGTTGTCGATCAGATTGTCGATGATCTGTTCCGCTGCTCCGGGCATGGCCATGACATTTGCCTCCGGCGCCGCATCGAGCGTGATGCGGACTCCGGTTTCCTCGGCGAGGGCTTCCCACTGCTCCAGCCGGCCCCGGGCAACCTCGCTCAGATCTGTTCCGACGAGGGCCACCTCGCGGCCCTCCGCCCTGCTCAGGAGGAGCAGGCCGTCGATAATCCGTTGCAGTCTGTAGGTCTCCTCCAGGGAATCCGACACCATGACTTTGGCGGCCTCCGGATCGCTGTCCAGGGAGTCCGCGGCGTTCTCCAACCTCAGCCGCAATCCGGTCAGCGGGGTGCGGAGCTGATGGGACGCATCGCTGGCAAAGCCCCTCTGCTGCTGGAGCAGGCGTTCCATCCTCTCGGCCATGCGGTTGAAGGAACCCGCAAGAGCCCTCAGCTCCGGAGCGCCCCCGCCTTCTTCGGTCCGGGTGCCAAGATGGCCGTCGGCAAGCAGTTCCGTGGCCCGCTGCAGCCTCTGGATCCTGCTGGCAACGGCGCCGGCCATCAGGAACGCCAGCAAGCCGGCGAGCAGCACCGTGGTGCCTGCCACCGTCCACAACACCCTCAGCTGGCCGGACACCTGGTCCGTGACCACGGACGCCGGGTAGGTCAGCCGGACGGCGCCGGAAATCTTCTCGCCGCTTAGGACAGGAACGGTCACGTACAACAAATCAAAGCCCAGCGTCTGCGAGTATCGCTGACCCGAGTTGATCTGCCCGGTCAGTGCCTCGGCTATTTCCGGGCGTGAGATGTAGGAGGACCCGGTGGCGGATTGATCATCATCCGAGGTTGCCACGGCTGTGCCGGCGGGGTTGACGATCACTACCCGGGCACCGCTTGCCTCACCGTATTGCCGGACGGCTTCGGCCACGCCATCCGGCAGGCCACCGGCGGTTTCAAGCAGGCCACCGGTCCTTCCGCCGAGCAGAAATGCATCGCGTTCAAGGGAGGTGGTGAGGCGGTCGCGTTCAACGCGGACCAGATAGTTACCCAGGGGGATGTCCTGCACCAGCACCACCAGCAGGGTAGTGACCATAAAGGCGCAGATGAGCCGCCACCTCATCCGGGCACGTCCAGTCTGAACCCGACTCCCCGGACGGCCTCGATCCAGCGGGGATCCCCTAGCTTCTTACGGATGGCAGCCACGTGGGCATCGAGCGTCTTCGTGGTGCCGTACCAGGTGCCGTTCCAGACGGCGCGAAGAATATCGCTTCGCTGGCACACGGCACCCGGATCCTCCGCCAGGTAG
This genomic interval from Micrococcaceae bacterium Sec5.7 contains the following:
- a CDS encoding alanine--glyoxylate aminotransferase family protein → MAQNLTSRYLFGPGPGNCYPEVTAALAHPVIGHLDPVFIERLDNTCEGLRKVWGTANARTLPLSATGSGGMEAAFVNTVAEGDVAVIAVNGLFGERMCEVARRCGATVVRVDHEWGRPVDVERVLEAHPSPTVIAAVHAETSTGVLSDVAPLGQNKGDALLIVDAVTSIGGLELLTDDWGIDVGYAGTQKCLGVPPGLSPFTVSDRAFEQRVMDPRSWYLDIGLLGGYAGAASGSGRTYHHTAPVTMIAGLEAGLDRILNEGLDTVWTRHRAAGAALQAGLQELGLTLFAAEGHRLPSLTTVNVPDGVDSAAVRRYLLENFSIEIGAGVGEFASTVWRIGTMGPNADKAAVTLVLGALAEAMAKA
- a CDS encoding glycosyltransferase family 2 protein, which encodes MTRFWTRLFVILTVVLGLNYVSWRWAVSLNWDAWWIAVPLVAAETYSLIDVLLFGMTVWQLKIRKAPPAAPAAATVDVFITTYNEPLDMVMATALAAQRIRRPHSTWILDDGARPELRDLAEQHGMGYVTRSEDWKDRPRHAKAGNLNNALMVTEGEFILILDADQIPEPDILDKTLGYFNSRRVALVQTPQYFSNVPADDPLGSQAPLFYGPIQQGKDGWNAAFFCGSNAILRREALMQLGLVGYVKETEKSIRRALAASQSAIRKARKSADIEAPLVAQMLDEVEAATVRAQRELGDGESLSEITYRVRRRVDQAVQALVQADVSALQADLEEIAAMELARVGESGVHVVTDDAVQRMSARDWSPLGAMESVQAVLDAVSIERNDEAQPVMPLATISVTEDMATAMRMHGMGWESVYHHEILAYGLAPEDLKTMLTQRLRWAQGTMQVMLRENPLVQRGLKWGQRLMYFATMWTYLSGYAAVIYFAAPIIYLTLGVLPVNSLSTDFFIRFIPFMIVNQLLFAVAGRGISTWRGQQYSLALFPTWIKACTTAARNVWFGRPLGFAVTPKARQTGGPSWSLIRPQIAVAVLLAIAAVVGVVRLTTGLSEPIGTLVNVGWVIFDLVVMSILVRAVLYKGFRPENDPDPEERKTDGAQL
- a CDS encoding STAS domain-containing protein is translated as MELSYEVKDSYAEIKAQGRLNMVSAPQLREFVAGVVAAGSSRIVVNLEDTAFMDSSGLGALIGCLKAARQAGGDLRISGVQPQVKMVLELTSMDRVLTSYDSAEEAFGND
- a CDS encoding polysaccharide deacetylase family protein translates to MITRVQTKHPVVFLTIDDGITKTPEMAALMTKFDYPATIFLTRNFVQGNPGFFKEFQAQGSLIENHTVSHNVNMVQQFGYDQQLAEITGMQDYALQQYGRRPTLFRPPGGAYSNLMLKAVADAGLKAVITWEAKANAGHMDYQVGSSLRPGDIVLMHFRPEFAADLAAFRKAQLAAGLEVVLLEDFLGTV
- a CDS encoding ATP-binding protein, with amino-acid sequence MTEFLARRSFRGQSSPEAIEAVHEMLDDLWEDASFVPDMDRMTFATAIIESASNIVQHAEPEAQDPVELGVDISVQLALLQARVSAFHAREPFASQMEPGMPDEDSESGRGLALIQALVTTVTFERQDGTNTWILSRDSSLAPENGHVTPGS